One Flavobacteriales bacterium genomic window, TGTCAAGGTCATCTATATTACCGTATGAAGGTATTATTTAATGACTCAGGGGCCCAATGTTATGGAGCCTCTGACACTGAATTTGCTCCATAGGAAAAAATACTGACTAATGTTATTTGCTCTTGAGTTGTATAAAAATGAATCAAGCTAAATAACTTTATAATATTTGAGAGTGATTATAGTTATTCTTTGATCAATATATGTAACTTTATGTATAAAATATTTAATTGTATTTCATTGCTGATTCAACAATTTAGGAATATTTTTTCTTACTAAGAATTAACGAACAGGTAATTAGATGTTTAATAAAAAATTTACACTAATAGAACTGCTGGTAGTAATAGCAATTATAGCTATTCTGCTGACTATTCTTTTACCAAGCCTAAGGAAAGCGAGAAAAGAGGCAATAAATGCGGTTTGTTTATCCAACTTAAAACAATCAACAACCGCACTTATACGATATTCACAAGATAATAATAACAACCTTCCACTGAGTAGCACTGAAATACACCCAATGACTTACTGGTCACCTACAGATACCTGGGGGGTAAGAGCTGATTTGAGCGTCAATCTTAAGTCATACATAGGAAACTTTGCTGTCTGGAAATGTGCATTTTTTAGTGAATTACCAGATATAGACACACCGCTCAATACTAGGTCTTACGAGAGAAGAGGTACCATACAATATTGGGGAAACCTTAATGGAATTGGAGGGAAAATTCTTGATAGAAATTTGGCTCGGTGGTCTCCCCGAAACGCTGTTTTAGGTGACA contains:
- a CDS encoding prepilin-type N-terminal cleavage/methylation domain-containing protein; translated protein: MFNKKFTLIELLVVIAIIAILLTILLPSLRKARKEAINAVCLSNLKQSTTALIRYSQDNNNNLPLSSTEIHPMTYWSPTDTWGVRADLSVNLKSYIGNFAVWKCAFFSELPDIDTPLNTRSYERRGTIQYWGNLNGIGGKILDRNLARWSPRNAVLGDTAYYFAGSHWRSSHQGTVSTKHQFYSDNPSLEVYKARPTDINQVYADGSAKNTKSMKVLFNAEANECYGASDTEFD